One Mucilaginibacter ginkgonis genomic region harbors:
- a CDS encoding RNA polymerase sigma factor: MSWFGKRSKPTEVSDEVLLEHFRQSGDLIYLGDLFEKYMPLVFGVCLKYLGDEEVSKDAVMQIFEGLTIKVNKFEIKNFKSWLYVFTRNHCLMQIRAGYRFKFENLDDVMESAFEKHLEDGDKEGYFMSLDKCMAKLNEQQQQCVSLFYLKEKTYKQVAENTGFSMNEVKSFIQNGKRNLKICMENNGG, from the coding sequence ATGAGTTGGTTTGGCAAAAGATCGAAACCTACCGAGGTAAGTGACGAAGTGTTGCTGGAGCATTTCCGGCAAAGCGGCGACCTTATTTACCTGGGTGATCTTTTTGAAAAATACATGCCGCTTGTATTTGGTGTGTGCCTTAAATACCTGGGCGACGAAGAGGTGAGTAAAGACGCGGTAATGCAGATCTTTGAAGGACTTACCATTAAGGTAAATAAGTTCGAGATCAAAAATTTTAAGAGCTGGCTTTACGTATTTACCCGTAACCATTGCCTAATGCAGATAAGGGCGGGTTACAGGTTTAAGTTCGAAAATTTGGACGACGTTATGGAATCTGCCTTTGAAAAGCATCTTGAAGATGGCGATAAGGAAGGTTACTTTATGAGTTTAGACAAGTGCATGGCCAAGCTAAATGAGCAGCAGCAGCAATGTGTAAGCTTGTTTTATTTAAAAGAGAAAACCTATAAACAGGTTGCAGAAAATACGGGCTTTAGCATGAATGAGGTTAAAAGCTTTATTCAAAATGGTAAGCGCAACCTAAAAATTTGCATGGAGAACAACGGTGGTTAA